The following coding sequences are from one Formosa haliotis window:
- a CDS encoding DHH family phosphoesterase — protein MTSAEINEIQVLLSTPKHIVIVPHKNPDGDAMGSTLALYHYLKQYNHEALVIAPNDYPDFLKWLPGDDTVLKYESDTDNCQKLIHQADLIFTLDFNALHRVGPMGDDIANSKAIKLMIDHHQQPDDYAMYVYSDVSMSSTCEMVYRFIDLLGDDELVTPEIATCLYTGIMTDTGSFRFPSTTSQTHYIIGKLIDRGANNAKIHNAIYDTNSYEKLQLLGCALRNLKVIPELRTAYITLSQDELNQFDFKKGDTEGFVNYGLSLNNIVFAAIFIEHKKENIIKISLRSKGDFSVNEFSRQYFEGGGHTNAAGGKSDLNLDETIEKFISILPSHKNELTS, from the coding sequence ATGACATCAGCAGAAATTAACGAAATTCAGGTGCTTTTAAGCACACCAAAACACATTGTAATTGTTCCTCATAAAAACCCAGATGGCGATGCCATGGGGTCTACACTTGCATTATATCATTATTTAAAACAGTATAATCACGAAGCGCTAGTTATAGCACCTAACGATTATCCTGACTTTTTAAAATGGTTACCGGGCGATGATACCGTTTTAAAATACGAATCGGATACAGATAATTGCCAAAAATTAATCCATCAAGCAGATCTAATTTTCACCCTAGATTTTAATGCCTTACATCGCGTTGGCCCCATGGGCGATGATATTGCTAATAGTAAGGCTATAAAGTTAATGATAGACCATCATCAACAACCCGATGATTATGCTATGTATGTCTATTCTGATGTTTCCATGAGTTCTACTTGCGAAATGGTTTACCGGTTTATAGATCTTTTAGGCGATGACGAATTAGTAACTCCAGAAATAGCGACGTGTTTATATACGGGAATAATGACCGATACCGGATCGTTCAGATTCCCTTCAACCACAAGTCAGACGCACTATATTATTGGTAAACTTATAGATCGCGGAGCCAATAATGCAAAAATTCACAATGCGATATACGACACCAATAGTTACGAAAAGCTTCAACTTTTAGGTTGTGCTCTTAGAAACCTAAAGGTAATTCCAGAATTAAGAACAGCGTATATTACCTTATCTCAAGACGAATTAAATCAGTTCGACTTTAAAAAGGGAGATACAGAAGGTTTTGTAAACTATGGCTTATCCTTAAATAATATTGTTTTTGCCGCCATATTTATAGAGCACAAAAAGGAAAATATTATAAAAATCTCGTTACGATCTAAAGGTGATTTTTCTGTAAATGAATTTTCTAGACAGTATTTTGAAGGTGGCGGACATACAAATGCGGCGGGAGGAAAAAGCGATTTAAATTTAGATGAAACCATTGAAAAATTTATTAGTATATTACCAAGCCATAAAAATGAATTAACCTCATGA
- a CDS encoding ABC transporter ATP-binding protein codes for MILSATDLCKSYGKLQVLKSVTIACKAGEICGLLGANGAGKTTLFKIILGLVKPNSGSVNLQTQGIKPIGGIIEKPALYEYLNAYDNLKLFCKIQGLKVSETEINTRLLQVGLPINRKDPVRNFSMGMKQRLGIAIALLNNPKCLVLDEPFSGLDPLGISALRKLIIDLAENQKLAILISSHIIEELSKICNTMYVMKQGQIIKSGLAQDIILENTTSFSFSAPNIKSSKTLKHYDVIFKGEIAHVTLTTNQVPKLIQELSDEEIFITSCVPELDMDKLFQ; via the coding sequence ATGATATTATCGGCTACAGATTTATGTAAATCGTACGGCAAATTACAAGTTCTTAAATCTGTAACTATAGCATGTAAAGCAGGAGAGATTTGTGGTTTGTTAGGGGCTAATGGCGCAGGTAAAACAACGCTTTTTAAAATTATTTTAGGCTTAGTAAAACCCAATTCAGGCAGCGTAAACCTTCAGACACAAGGGATAAAACCAATTGGAGGAATTATTGAAAAACCGGCACTTTATGAGTATTTAAATGCTTACGATAATTTAAAATTGTTTTGTAAAATACAAGGTTTAAAGGTTTCCGAAACCGAAATTAATACCCGTTTATTACAAGTGGGGCTACCTATAAATAGGAAAGATCCTGTTCGGAATTTTTCTATGGGAATGAAGCAACGATTAGGTATAGCAATCGCATTGCTTAACAACCCGAAATGCTTGGTGTTAGACGAGCCGTTTTCTGGTTTAGATCCGCTAGGAATTTCGGCCTTACGAAAATTAATTATAGATTTAGCCGAAAATCAGAAATTGGCGATTCTTATTTCTTCACATATTATTGAAGAGCTTAGTAAAATTTGCAACACCATGTATGTGATGAAGCAAGGCCAAATTATTAAATCGGGATTAGCTCAAGACATTATTTTAGAAAATACAACGAGTTTTAGTTTTAGTGCGCCAAATATTAAGTCGTCTAAAACTTTAAAACACTACGATGTGATTTTTAAAGGAGAAATTGCTCATGTTACCCTAACTACTAATCAAGTTCCAAAATTAATTCAGGAATTATCAGACGAAGAGATATTTATCACTTCTTGTGTTCCCGAATTAGATATGGATAAATTGTTTCAATAA
- a CDS encoding AMP-dependent synthetase/ligase produces the protein MVIEKPDNLVELFEISTEKFSNNRLFGTKKQSGEFDWISYGEVRNRVDNFRGGLSQLHIKKGDAVGIIASNRVEWAVAAFAAYGLGGRFVPMYESENYRTWEYIIKDAAITFLLVSTPEIYEQVEHLIAEIPTLEYVYCIESDTEQSMAHLEALGEQHPVPSQIPAPSDIASLIYTSGTTSDPKGVLLTHGNFVSNARAGNRRYKSQLNESSISLSILPWAHSYGQTAELYNWLLLGGAIGFMQSMETLADDFVKVKPTFLIAVPRVFNKIYAGIHQKMEDEGGLTLKLFNSSLKAAREYRLKNGNVGLSTKLMYWIGSKLVFSKIKDRFGGQLKGSITGSAQMNEEVSNFFADIGISVYNCYGLSETSPAITMNSPEINRPGSVGSALEFIDIRIDKSMVEGNSDDGEIQVKGPNVMVGYHNKPEVTKAVFTEDGWLRTGDRGKLDADGFLYITGRLKEQFKLENGKYVFPSAIEEDIVLLPYVESAMIYGDGRPYNICVVVPDKEILRKTAQHLNIKTQVDKLIDSPLVQEFVGLEIRKTLKAKYGGYEIPKKFIFSEENFTVENGFLTQTLKLKRRLVLDKFKDKIDALYKTKLGV, from the coding sequence ATGGTAATAGAAAAACCAGATAATCTTGTTGAACTTTTTGAGATTTCGACAGAAAAATTTAGCAATAACAGACTTTTTGGAACTAAAAAACAATCAGGAGAATTCGATTGGATAAGCTATGGAGAGGTTCGGAACCGTGTTGATAATTTTAGAGGTGGTTTATCTCAACTTCATATTAAAAAAGGGGATGCTGTAGGTATTATTGCCAGTAATCGAGTAGAGTGGGCTGTTGCGGCATTTGCTGCTTATGGCTTAGGTGGCAGATTTGTGCCTATGTACGAAAGTGAAAATTATAGAACTTGGGAATATATCATAAAAGATGCAGCTATTACATTTTTGCTGGTTTCTACACCCGAAATTTATGAACAAGTTGAACATTTAATAGCCGAAATTCCTACACTGGAGTATGTCTACTGTATAGAAAGTGACACCGAGCAAAGTATGGCGCATTTGGAAGCTTTGGGAGAACAACACCCGGTGCCTTCTCAAATTCCAGCACCTTCAGATATTGCTTCCTTGATTTATACTTCGGGAACCACATCCGATCCTAAAGGGGTGTTACTAACTCACGGTAATTTTGTGTCGAACGCTAGAGCTGGTAACAGACGCTATAAAAGTCAGCTTAACGAAAGCTCTATAAGTCTTTCTATTTTACCATGGGCACACAGTTATGGCCAGACCGCAGAACTTTACAATTGGTTGTTGTTAGGTGGTGCCATTGGTTTTATGCAAAGTATGGAAACTCTAGCAGATGATTTTGTAAAAGTAAAACCTACGTTTTTAATCGCGGTGCCTCGTGTTTTTAATAAGATTTATGCCGGTATTCACCAGAAAATGGAAGACGAAGGTGGTTTAACTCTAAAATTATTTAATAGTTCTTTAAAAGCTGCTCGAGAGTATCGCTTAAAAAACGGAAATGTTGGACTTAGCACTAAACTTATGTATTGGATTGGGTCTAAGCTAGTATTTTCTAAAATTAAAGATCGTTTTGGCGGACAGTTAAAAGGGAGTATAACCGGAAGTGCTCAAATGAATGAGGAAGTATCTAATTTCTTTGCAGACATTGGTATTTCTGTATATAATTGCTACGGATTGAGTGAAACCTCTCCAGCAATCACCATGAATAGCCCAGAGATTAATAGACCAGGTAGCGTTGGTAGCGCACTTGAATTTATAGATATTAGAATTGATAAATCTATGGTTGAAGGCAATAGCGACGATGGCGAAATACAGGTTAAAGGCCCAAACGTTATGGTAGGATATCATAATAAACCAGAAGTTACAAAAGCCGTTTTTACAGAAGATGGTTGGTTAAGGACTGGAGATCGCGGAAAGTTAGATGCCGACGGGTTTTTATATATCACGGGGCGTTTAAAAGAACAATTTAAGTTAGAAAACGGGAAATACGTGTTTCCTTCGGCAATAGAAGAAGATATTGTGCTACTGCCTTATGTAGAAAGTGCTATGATTTATGGCGATGGTAGACCTTACAACATTTGTGTAGTTGTACCAGATAAGGAGATACTAAGAAAAACGGCACAGCATTTAAATATTAAAACGCAAGTCGATAAATTAATCGATTCTCCGCTCGTACAAGAATTCGTGGGATTAGAAATTAGAAAAACCTTGAAAGCGAAATATGGCGGTTACGAAATTCCTAAGAAGTTTATTTTTTCTGAAGAAAATTTCACCGTTGAGAACGGCTTTTTAACTCAAACCTTGAAGTTAAAACGACGTTTGGTATTAGATAAATTTAAAGATAAAATAGATGCGTTGTACAAAACCAAATTGGGTGTGTAA
- a CDS encoding cold-shock protein — translation MKNGTVKFFNESKGFGFIIEEGSNSEYFVHVSGLIDRIEEGDSVEFELKEGKKGLNAINVKVI, via the coding sequence GTGAAAAACGGTACAGTAAAATTCTTCAATGAGTCTAAAGGATTTGGATTTATTATCGAAGAGGGTTCAAACAGCGAATATTTTGTTCATGTTTCTGGCTTAATTGACAGAATTGAGGAGGGTGATTCAGTTGAATTTGAATTAAAGGAAGGAAAAAAAGGATTAAACGCAATAAATGTAAAAGTAATTTAA
- a CDS encoding OmpA/MotB family protein yields MKKLILSSAAALLLLSSCVSKKEYAALEAKQKETQDLLNTATVKLNSCLTDKAAATARAEALKDQITDLIDTKGNLTTLTQKGAENLEKSLESLKEKDLKITRLQDALTRKDSVTLAVVTSLKKEVGINDPDIEINVEKGVVFISIADKLLFKSGSYIVTDKAKDVLAKVAKVVNSKPDFECMVEGHTDNVPYKKGGILEDNWDLSVKRATSVVRVLQDLSVNPAQLIAAGRSHYVPLVDNDTAEHRATNRRTRIVVLPKIDQFYEMVEKEMKNLVEADKK; encoded by the coding sequence ATGAAGAAACTCATTTTAAGCAGTGCAGCTGCTTTACTCCTTTTATCATCATGTGTATCTAAAAAAGAATACGCAGCCCTTGAAGCTAAACAAAAAGAAACTCAAGATTTATTAAATACAGCAACAGTTAAGTTAAATAGCTGTTTAACAGATAAGGCTGCAGCAACAGCAAGAGCTGAAGCTTTAAAAGATCAAATTACAGATTTAATTGATACTAAAGGTAACTTAACAACACTTACTCAAAAAGGTGCTGAAAACTTAGAAAAATCTTTAGAGAGTTTAAAAGAAAAAGATCTTAAAATTACAAGATTACAAGATGCTTTAACTAGAAAAGACAGTGTTACTTTAGCTGTAGTTACTAGCTTAAAGAAAGAAGTTGGTATTAACGACCCAGACATTGAAATTAATGTTGAAAAAGGTGTAGTATTTATTTCTATTGCTGATAAATTATTATTTAAAAGTGGAAGTTACATCGTTACAGACAAAGCTAAAGATGTGTTAGCAAAAGTAGCTAAAGTTGTAAACAGTAAGCCAGACTTTGAGTGTATGGTTGAAGGTCATACAGATAACGTACCTTACAAAAAAGGTGGTATTCTTGAAGACAACTGGGATTTAAGTGTTAAACGTGCAACATCTGTTGTAAGAGTGTTACAAGACCTTTCTGTTAATCCTGCACAATTAATTGCAGCTGGTAGAAGCCATTATGTACCTTTAGTAGATAATGATACTGCAGAGCACAGAGCAACAAACAGACGTACTCGTATTGTAGTACTTCCTAAAATTGATCAATTCTACGAAATGGTAGAAAAAGAAATGAAAAATTTAGTTGAAGCTGATAAAAAATAA
- the pheT gene encoding phenylalanine--tRNA ligase subunit beta, whose product MKISYNWLKQFIKTDWSAEQTGELLTDLGLEVEGIDAFQSVKGGLEGIVVGEVLTCIQHPNADRLKVTTVNIGEEQPLQIVCGAPNVAAGQKVPVATIGTTLYTETGEAWSIKKGKIRGEESFGMICAEDELGLGKSHEGIMVLDADLKVGTAVAELFEVENDMVFEIGLTPNRADAMSHYGTARDLKAGLLQKDIHTELITPSVSAFHVNNRTFRVDVDVQNKELAPRYCGVSISGIKVAESPKWLQNRLKAIGLTPKNNIVDATNYVLHDLGQPLHAFDFNKISGQKVIVKTVEAGTKFTTLDGIERTLHEDDLMICDAEKPMCIAGVFGGEQSGVTENTTNIFLESAYFNPVSVRKTAKRHALNTDASFRFERGIDPNLTEYALKRAALLIIELAGGEISSDIIDSYSNKIEDFQVRLSFENAKRLIGEEIPKDVIKRILMSLDIKINNVTETGLGLTIPAYRNDVQREADVIEEILRVYGYNNVKTTEKLNASISNSSRFEDHKLQNITGNQLAAQGFYEILANSLTSPDYIALSEQLKTEHNITMLNPLSNDLSVLRQSLLFSGLEAVSHNINRRRPHLKFFEFGKTYHQFSENREEFKHLSLFVTGNKSNESWNSAAAKGDFFYMKGVINTVLERLGLTKHKTSPISSDIFSEGLQLSLGKVKLVEFGLIKSSILKHFDISQEVLFADFNWDAIIDFAKHNKTKYTEIAKHPEVRRDFALLLDDQVTFQEIYTIAKQSEKQLLKEVNLFDVYQGKNLPQGKKSYAVSFILQDEQKTLTDKQIDKIMNKLQSNFERQLGAELR is encoded by the coding sequence ACTTGCATACAACACCCTAATGCGGATAGATTAAAAGTAACAACCGTAAATATTGGCGAGGAGCAGCCGTTACAAATTGTTTGTGGAGCACCTAATGTTGCAGCGGGACAAAAAGTTCCTGTAGCCACTATTGGAACTACTTTATATACAGAAACAGGTGAAGCTTGGAGTATTAAAAAGGGTAAAATTAGAGGTGAAGAAAGTTTCGGGATGATTTGTGCCGAAGACGAACTAGGTCTTGGAAAATCGCATGAAGGTATCATGGTTTTAGATGCCGACTTGAAAGTTGGTACCGCTGTAGCCGAACTCTTTGAGGTAGAAAACGATATGGTTTTTGAAATAGGTTTAACTCCAAACCGTGCCGATGCTATGAGTCATTATGGAACGGCTCGCGATTTAAAAGCAGGATTGCTGCAAAAAGACATTCACACCGAATTGATCACCCCGTCTGTTAGTGCTTTTCACGTGAATAACAGAACGTTTCGCGTAGATGTCGATGTGCAAAATAAAGAGTTAGCACCCCGTTATTGCGGTGTAAGTATTTCGGGAATTAAAGTTGCCGAATCTCCTAAATGGTTACAAAACCGACTAAAAGCAATTGGTTTAACACCTAAAAATAATATTGTTGATGCTACGAACTATGTGCTTCACGATTTAGGTCAGCCCCTACACGCTTTCGATTTTAATAAAATTTCTGGTCAGAAAGTAATTGTAAAAACAGTAGAAGCCGGAACGAAATTCACAACTTTAGACGGTATCGAACGAACTTTACATGAAGATGACTTAATGATTTGCGATGCAGAAAAACCTATGTGTATTGCTGGTGTTTTTGGTGGTGAGCAGTCTGGAGTTACAGAAAACACAACCAACATTTTCTTAGAAAGCGCCTATTTTAATCCGGTTAGTGTTAGAAAAACAGCTAAACGTCATGCTTTAAATACCGATGCTTCTTTTAGATTTGAACGCGGCATCGATCCTAATTTAACAGAATACGCCTTAAAACGTGCAGCCCTGTTGATTATTGAACTAGCTGGCGGTGAAATTTCTAGCGATATTATTGATTCTTACAGCAACAAAATTGAAGACTTTCAAGTGCGATTAAGTTTCGAAAACGCAAAACGACTTATTGGTGAAGAAATTCCGAAAGATGTTATCAAGCGTATTTTAATGTCTTTAGATATAAAGATAAACAACGTTACAGAAACGGGATTAGGCTTAACCATTCCTGCTTACAGAAACGATGTACAACGTGAAGCTGATGTAATAGAAGAAATTCTTCGTGTGTATGGCTATAACAATGTTAAAACTACAGAAAAGCTAAACGCTTCGATATCAAATTCGTCTCGTTTTGAAGACCATAAACTTCAAAATATTACAGGAAATCAATTAGCCGCACAAGGCTTTTACGAGATTTTAGCTAACTCGCTAACCTCTCCAGATTATATTGCCTTAAGCGAGCAATTAAAAACCGAACACAACATAACCATGCTAAACCCTTTAAGCAACGATTTATCGGTGTTAAGACAGTCGTTATTGTTTTCTGGTTTAGAAGCTGTGTCTCATAACATCAATAGAAGACGTCCGCATTTAAAGTTTTTCGAATTCGGAAAAACCTATCATCAGTTCAGCGAAAATCGCGAAGAGTTTAAACATTTATCGCTTTTTGTTACGGGAAACAAATCCAATGAATCTTGGAATTCTGCAGCCGCTAAAGGAGATTTCTTTTACATGAAAGGTGTTATTAATACCGTTTTAGAGCGCTTAGGTTTAACGAAACATAAAACTTCGCCGATATCTAGCGATATTTTTAGCGAAGGATTACAACTGAGTTTAGGAAAAGTAAAACTTGTAGAATTTGGCCTTATCAAATCTAGCATTCTAAAACATTTTGATATTTCTCAAGAAGTATTGTTTGCAGATTTTAATTGGGATGCGATTATAGATTTTGCAAAACACAATAAAACAAAGTATACAGAAATTGCGAAACATCCAGAAGTACGTCGTGATTTTGCATTGTTATTAGACGACCAAGTTACTTTTCAAGAAATATATACCATTGCAAAACAGTCTGAGAAGCAACTTTTAAAAGAGGTTAACTTGTTTGATGTATATCAAGGTAAAAACTTACCACAAGGAAAGAAAAGTTATGCAGTGAGCTTTATATTGCAAGACGAACAAAAAACGCTTACCGATAAGCAAATTGATAAGATTATGAATAAACTTCAATCTAATTTTGAACGCCAATTAGGAGCAGAATTACGCTAG
- the holA gene encoding DNA polymerase III subunit delta — translation MDEIKQLVADIKQKKLKPIYLLMGEETYFIDKLSDYIETNVLSEEEKGFNQMVLYGRDVTVEDVVGHAKRYPMMAEYQVIIVKEAQDLSRTFDKFLEYAKQPQPSTILVLNYKYKSVDKRKAIYKTLKKSGVVFESKKLYENQIADWIRRVLSPKSYSITPKASQMLIEFLGTNLSKINNELEKLQIVLPKDSQITPEHIEENIGISKDYNNFELRKAVGSRDVLKAQRIVKYFAENPKDNPMVVSVSLLFSFFSQLLHIHGMQDKNPRSVAAALKINPFFVDEYLVAVRNYPMKKVSANIAILREFDVKSKGVGSNAVPQGDLLKELLVHLMF, via the coding sequence TTGGACGAGATTAAACAATTAGTTGCCGATATAAAACAGAAAAAGTTAAAACCTATTTACCTGTTAATGGGAGAGGAAACCTATTTTATAGATAAACTTTCCGATTATATTGAAACTAATGTTTTAAGCGAGGAAGAGAAGGGGTTTAATCAGATGGTTTTGTATGGTCGGGATGTTACGGTTGAAGATGTTGTTGGTCATGCTAAACGTTACCCTATGATGGCCGAATACCAAGTTATTATTGTTAAAGAAGCCCAAGATTTATCGCGCACCTTCGATAAGTTTCTTGAGTATGCAAAACAACCACAACCGTCCACTATTTTAGTGCTTAATTATAAGTATAAAAGTGTAGATAAACGAAAGGCAATTTATAAAACGCTGAAGAAATCTGGAGTTGTTTTTGAAAGTAAAAAACTATACGAAAACCAAATTGCCGATTGGATTCGTCGGGTGCTATCTCCAAAGTCTTATAGCATTACTCCCAAAGCATCGCAAATGCTTATTGAATTTCTAGGCACTAATTTGAGTAAAATAAACAACGAGTTGGAGAAACTTCAAATTGTTTTGCCCAAAGATAGCCAAATTACACCCGAGCATATCGAGGAAAACATCGGGATTAGTAAAGATTATAATAATTTTGAGTTGCGTAAAGCTGTCGGGTCTCGCGATGTTTTAAAAGCGCAGCGTATCGTAAAATATTTTGCCGAAAACCCCAAAGATAACCCTATGGTGGTTTCGGTGTCTTTGTTGTTTAGCTTCTTTTCTCAGTTGCTACATATTCACGGGATGCAAGATAAAAATCCGCGTAGTGTAGCGGCGGCTTTAAAAATTAATCCGTTTTTTGTCGATGAATATTTGGTGGCGGTTCGCAATTATCCCATGAAAAAAGTGAGTGCAAATATTGCAATCCTTAGGGAGTTCGATGTAAAAAGTAAAGGGGTGGGCTCGAATGCCGTACCTCAAGGCGATTTGTTAAAAGAACTTTTGGTGCACTTAATGTTTTAG
- a CDS encoding DUF202 domain-containing protein — translation MASDNQNNTSLLITRDWLAIERTKLANERTFLAYFRTFMVFLGTGLTIIKMHMFAQLESFGIVLLVLAPIVLAIGIIRLIKVRRLIRKHYKV, via the coding sequence ATGGCTTCCGACAACCAAAATAACACCTCCCTTTTAATTACCAGAGATTGGCTTGCTATAGAGCGTACCAAGCTTGCAAACGAACGTACGTTTTTGGCATATTTTAGAACCTTTATGGTTTTTCTAGGAACCGGACTAACAATTATTAAAATGCATATGTTCGCTCAATTAGAATCGTTCGGGATTGTGCTGTTGGTACTCGCCCCTATTGTTTTAGCAATTGGTATTATAAGATTAATTAAAGTACGTAGACTAATTAGGAAACATTACAAGGTTTAA
- a CDS encoding type I restriction enzyme HsdR N-terminal domain-containing protein, with protein MQELNFPKFSFRFKNSENKISIFDDIRKKFVILQPEEWVRQHCVHYLMQVKGYPISLINVEKELTVNNLRKRYDIVIFNPNGSIHVIVECKAPKINITQATFDQIARYNLTLNASYLMVTNGLNHYYCQMDFDAEQYNFLQDIPNYEA; from the coding sequence ATGCAAGAACTAAACTTTCCGAAGTTTTCATTTCGATTCAAAAATAGCGAAAATAAAATTTCTATTTTTGATGATATCCGTAAAAAATTTGTGATTCTTCAACCCGAAGAATGGGTACGACAACATTGTGTACACTATTTAATGCAGGTTAAAGGTTATCCCATTTCGTTAATTAATGTTGAAAAGGAATTAACAGTAAACAACTTACGAAAACGTTACGATATTGTAATTTTTAATCCTAATGGCAGTATTCACGTTATTGTGGAATGTAAAGCTCCGAAAATAAATATTACACAAGCAACATTCGATCAAATTGCACGCTATAATTTAACGCTTAATGCCAGTTATTTGATGGTAACAAACGGATTAAATCATTATTATTGCCAAATGGATTTTGATGCAGAGCAATATAATTTCCTACAAGACATCCCTAATTACGAAGCTTAA
- a CDS encoding ABC transporter permease, whose product MLALISTEFYKLFKQSKTYYALAALFIIEAVVLVSAYFQGTNIIDILLDNLKQTFYFEGTLLNGNLLVYLILNTLWFHLPLILMIIVSGTLTSEYKDRTLQAVMLQPISKWKFIASKYIVSIIFTIIVVFFVALSAFVLSYSIFGTGDLIVYLNALNFFEQADAFYRLKWAFVSGAFSMVFFSVASLTIAVFLRRPRKHG is encoded by the coding sequence ATGCTCGCACTAATTTCAACAGAATTTTATAAACTTTTTAAACAAAGTAAAACTTACTATGCGCTAGCAGCACTTTTTATTATAGAAGCTGTGGTGTTGGTTAGCGCGTATTTTCAAGGGACTAATATTATAGACATTCTATTAGATAATCTTAAACAAACCTTTTATTTTGAAGGGACTTTGCTAAATGGTAATCTTTTAGTATATCTAATTTTAAACACCTTGTGGTTTCATTTGCCATTAATATTAATGATTATTGTTTCGGGAACCTTAACCTCCGAATATAAAGACAGAACCCTACAGGCCGTTATGTTGCAACCTATAAGTAAATGGAAATTTATAGCTAGTAAATACATTGTGTCTATTATTTTTACAATAATAGTAGTGTTTTTTGTGGCCTTATCGGCTTTTGTTCTGTCGTATAGTATATTTGGAACAGGCGATTTAATTGTGTATTTAAACGCTTTAAATTTCTTTGAACAAGCCGATGCGTTTTACCGCCTAAAATGGGCTTTTGTATCAGGTGCTTTTTCTATGGTATTCTTCTCTGTAGCGAGTTTAACCATTGCTGTTTTTTTAAGGAGGCCACGAAAACATGGATAG
- a CDS encoding nucleoside-diphosphate kinase gives MATNRTFTMLKPDAVENGHIGAILEKINASGFRIVALKLTQMTTADAQAFYAVHKERPFFGELVEFMTRGPIVAAILEKENAVEDFRTLIGATNPAEAAEGTIRKLFAASIGENAVHGSDSDENAAIEGAFHFAGREQF, from the coding sequence ATGGCAACAAATAGAACTTTTACAATGCTTAAACCAGATGCTGTTGAAAACGGACACATCGGTGCAATTTTAGAAAAAATTAATGCTTCAGGATTTAGAATTGTAGCGTTAAAATTAACGCAAATGACAACTGCTGATGCTCAAGCATTTTACGCTGTGCATAAGGAAAGACCTTTTTTTGGTGAATTAGTGGAATTTATGACACGCGGACCAATCGTTGCTGCTATTTTAGAAAAAGAAAATGCTGTTGAAGATTTTAGAACCTTAATTGGAGCTACAAATCCTGCAGAAGCTGCAGAAGGTACAATTCGTAAATTATTTGCTGCATCTATAGGCGAAAATGCTGTACATGGTAGTGATAGTGACGAAAATGCTGCTATAGAAGGTGCTTTCCATTTTGCAGGAAGAGAGCAGTTTTAA